GCCCCGTCTGTCACCCTCAGCCGGGCCCCACGTGTAATCTTCCTCCGCCCAAGGCCCCGTTTCAATCGCAAATCCGGACACCCCGCCATGGCAGCCCGCGCCGCCGCCTTCCCGCCACCTGATCCGCCTAAGTTTTCCTTGACGGATTTGCCGAAAAAACATATAGTAAATCCATACGCGTTCGGAGAAGTCCATGCGGAGCCGGAACAAACAGACGGGCAAATCGACCACGTCGGGCATGAAAACGACGACGGATCGGGCCTGGTCTGCGACCGGCTCGGCTCTGCGGCCTTCCTAGACCGCGAACGAACCGAAAAGCAGATCAGGCCCAGGTGCGACATTCGCCCTGGGCTTTTTTCTTGGGTATATCGAGGAGAACGACATGAACGTGCAGTCCCGGGCAAACGGTTTGAAGGTCTCGAAGTTCGGCGGCACCTCTCTGGCCACCGCTGAGATGATCCGGAAGGTCTGCGACATCGTCGTCGCCGATCCCCAGCGGCGGCTGATCGTCGTCTCGGCCCCGGGCAAACGCACGAAGACCGACGTCAAGGTCACCGACCTGCTGATCGCCTGCGCCCAGGGCCAACTGACCGCCGGATCGGCTGAGAAGGAATTCAACGACCTGGTCGCCCGCTATCGCGAGATCGTCGAGGGTCTGCGGATGGACGACGCGGTCGTCGGCGAGATCGCCGCCGACCTGCGGCAGCGGATCGCCGCCGACGTCTCCTCGCCCGAGAAGTTTACCGACCAGCTCAAAGCCGCCGGCGAAGACCACGCCGCCCGTCTGGTCGCGGCCTACCTCCGCTCCCGCGGGACCGACGCCCACTACGTCAGCCCCAAAGACGCCGGGCTCCTGCTCTCCGACGAGTACGGCAACGCCCAGGTTCTCCCGCAATCCTACGAGAACCTCCGCAAGGCCCTCGTCGGCGCGCCGGGCATCACGATCTTCCCGGGCTTTTTCGGCTATTCGCCCGCCGGCGATCTGGTCACCTTCCCGCGCGGCGGGTCCGATATCACCGGGGCGATCCTGGCCGCGGCGGTCAACGCCGACCTTTACGAAAACTTCACCGACGTCGACTCGGTGTTCTCCGCAAGTCCCGTCGTCGTCGATAATCCCAGAGCCATCACCAAGGTCTCGTACCGCGAGATGCGCGAACTGTCGTACGCCGGTTTCGGCGTCTTCCACGCCGAGGCCCTCGCGCCGGTGGTAAAGGCGGGCATTCCCGTCTGCATCAAGAACACCAACAACCCCTCCGCTCCCGGCACCATGATCGTCCCTCAGCGCGACAACGGCAACGGCCCCGCCGTCGGCATCGCCGCCGACCGCGGCTTCTGCTCCATCTTCGTCAGCAAGTACCTGATGAACCGCGAGGTCGGCTTCGGCCGAAAGCTCCTCCAGATCCTCGAAGAGGAGCGACTCTCCTATGAGCACACCCCTTCGGGCATCGACAACATCTCTGTGATCCTCGGCGAGAAGCAGTTCACCGCTGAGAAGGAGGCCCGCGTCGTTGCCCGCATCCGCGGCGAGCTCGGAGCCGACGAGGTGTCCGTCGAACGCGGCCTGGCCCTGATTATGGTAGTCGGCGAGGGCATGCGGCGCCGCGTCGGCGTGGCCGACCGCGCCACCGCCGCCTTCGCCCGCGCCAAGGTCAACATCGAGATGATCAACCAGGGCTCCTCCGAGGTCTCCATGATGTTCGGCGTCAAAGCCGACGAAGCCGACAACGCCGTCCGCGCCCTCTATCAGGAGTTCTTCGAGAATCACCGTTAGCCGACGTTGCGGGAGGCCGCGTGGCCGCGGAAACGACGAAAGCCGAACTGAACGCCGAACAGGCACGCAGACTGCTCGCGCCGATCGGAGCGGTCGCGATCGAATCCATCGAACGCCTCGAATCGATCAACACCGTCTTCCGCATCGC
This region of Phycisphaerae bacterium genomic DNA includes:
- a CDS encoding aspartate kinase, which encodes MKVSKFGGTSLATAEMIRKVCDIVVADPQRRLIVVSAPGKRTKTDVKVTDLLIACAQGQLTAGSAEKEFNDLVARYREIVEGLRMDDAVVGEIAADLRQRIAADVSSPEKFTDQLKAAGEDHAARLVAAYLRSRGTDAHYVSPKDAGLLLSDEYGNAQVLPQSYENLRKALVGAPGITIFPGFFGYSPAGDLVTFPRGGSDITGAILAAAVNADLYENFTDVDSVFSASPVVVDNPRAITKVSYREMRELSYAGFGVFHAEALAPVVKAGIPVCIKNTNNPSAPGTMIVPQRDNGNGPAVGIAADRGFCSIFVSKYLMNREVGFGRKLLQILEEERLSYEHTPSGIDNISVILGEKQFTAEKEARVVARIRGELGADEVSVERGLALIMVVGEGMRRRVGVADRATAAFARAKVNIEMINQGSSEVSMMFGVKADEADNAVRALYQEFFENHR